From a region of the Levilactobacillus namurensis genome:
- a CDS encoding recombinase family protein, with amino-acid sequence MAKIGYARVSSKEQHLDRQLAALKEVDKLFTDKLSGANTKRPELQKMLAYIREGDIVLVTELDRLGRNNQDLTKIMNTIQNKGATLDVLNLPSMTGIADPNLRQLMTNLIIELYKYQAESERKRIIERQQQGIALAKQQGKYHGRKPQYAQDDPRLQHAFKLYQTGMSDIDVARNTGIKRTTFIRYRKKYKIK; translated from the coding sequence ATGGCTAAAATTGGTTACGCACGCGTGAGTTCCAAGGAACAGCATTTAGATCGACAGTTAGCAGCTTTAAAAGAGGTCGATAAACTATTTACAGATAAGTTAAGTGGGGCTAACACCAAGCGACCTGAACTGCAAAAAATGCTGGCCTATATCCGTGAAGGCGATATTGTCCTGGTTACTGAATTAGACCGCTTGGGCCGAAACAACCAGGACTTAACTAAGATTATGAACACCATTCAGAACAAAGGTGCCACCCTAGATGTGTTGAATTTGCCGTCCATGACGGGAATTGCTGATCCTAACTTACGTCAACTGATGACTAACCTCATCATTGAACTGTATAAGTATCAGGCCGAAAGTGAACGGAAGCGGATTATTGAGCGCCAGCAACAAGGGATTGCTTTGGCCAAACAGCAAGGTAAATATCATGGTCGCAAACCTCAATATGCACAAGATGATCCCCGCCTACAACATGCGTTTAAACTTTATCAAACCGGTATGAGTGACATTGATGTGGCCCGAAATACGGGTATTAAACGAACTACCTTTATTAGATATCGTAAAAAATACAAAATTAAATGA
- a CDS encoding acetyl-CoA carboxylase, whose translation MNKDLELITSRLISLFKRQSRTRYWLMIANDTYDQTYNVFFNSQRVNERLKSVPLHKLTNYDLVDLERLLKQLRQTIKLTIEFVGFTGERWPTSQKLIQRKRVPLE comes from the coding sequence ATGAATAAAGACCTAGAACTCATCACGTCTCGCCTAATCAGCTTGTTTAAACGCCAGTCACGAACGCGATATTGGCTAATGATCGCTAATGATACTTATGATCAGACCTATAACGTCTTTTTTAACAGTCAGCGCGTCAATGAACGGCTAAAGTCAGTACCTTTACATAAATTAACTAACTATGATTTGGTTGATTTAGAAAGATTGTTAAAACAGCTACGACAAACGATTAAACTAACGATTGAATTTGTGGGCTTTACCGGAGAACGTTGGCCAACAAGCCAAAAGCTGATTCAACGAAAGCGGGTGCCACTTGAATAA
- a CDS encoding putative holin-like toxin, translating into MLAFGTFIVALLALIVELIKSQQKK; encoded by the coding sequence ATGCTGGCTTTCGGTACGTTTATCGTAGCCTTACTCGCATTAATTGTTGAGCTGATTAAAAGTCAGCAAAAAAAATAA
- a CDS encoding putative holin-like toxin, with the protein MSVFQTLSLMLLFGTFLIALLSYIDKHHK; encoded by the coding sequence ATGAGCGTCTTCCAGACACTCTCGTTGATGTTGCTGTTTGGCACGTTTTTAATCGCGCTACTCAGCTATATCGACAAACACCACAAATAA
- a CDS encoding DNA topoisomerase, giving the protein MPPVMFSVVTKYHKGRHSLFLYNSEIFYAFTQDILRSQNFKPEPYFELNAEIVANQQKFVAKLDPYQRFKDETGLMTFMQAKHVQKGSQGGLIKDVQKQAKKRASPQLFSLSSLQSAMNKRYHASASQTLAAIQSLYEAKYLSYPRTDCAYITDEEFEYLVANLTKYLGLVSKQVAVTNTTPNKRYVNGKKVEEHYAIIMTKVVPTKEKLASLPKLQQQVYDLVLKTTLAMFADPYEYEETTIITQVGDANFKATGKVPTKQGWQALFDDHKAEQQETATLPLVHQGDQVKANLQTPQKETTPPVPFTEGTLITAMKTAGKTLDDEEAQAILKDVQGIGTSATRANVLEVLKKRGYLVTEKNKLHVSEAGITLCKAVELEPLLTSPEMTAKWEQALQQISTEERTPDNFLSQIKKFVAKLIADVPTQLTGNAAIKQQINHQQQAQKAAEVFLETPQATVINKQKFYIVKPKQGEDFTLPKKWSSKTLGKTAIKALVTKGETSKLKGFKSKKGKSFDAKLKLDGHKLSFDFD; this is encoded by the coding sequence ATGCCTCCTGTGATGTTTTCTGTGGTTACTAAATATCATAAGGGAAGGCATTCCCTATTTCTATACAATTCAGAAATCTTTTATGCATTTACACAAGATATTTTACGCTCTCAAAACTTTAAGCCGGAACCCTATTTTGAACTAAATGCGGAAATTGTAGCTAATCAGCAAAAATTCGTCGCAAAATTAGACCCCTATCAGCGATTTAAAGACGAAACAGGGCTAATGACATTCATGCAAGCTAAACACGTTCAGAAAGGCTCACAGGGCGGTTTAATCAAGGACGTCCAAAAACAAGCTAAAAAGCGTGCTAGTCCCCAACTATTCTCACTATCCAGTCTGCAAAGTGCCATGAATAAACGTTATCACGCCAGCGCCAGTCAAACCTTAGCGGCCATTCAGAGTTTATACGAAGCCAAGTACCTTAGTTATCCCCGCACCGATTGTGCTTATATCACTGATGAAGAGTTTGAGTACTTAGTGGCTAATCTGACGAAGTATCTGGGTTTAGTCTCTAAGCAAGTCGCTGTAACCAATACAACCCCAAATAAACGTTACGTCAATGGGAAAAAGGTTGAAGAACATTACGCCATTATCATGACTAAAGTTGTGCCGACTAAAGAGAAACTAGCCAGCTTACCTAAATTACAGCAACAAGTCTATGACTTAGTTTTAAAAACGACGTTAGCGATGTTTGCTGACCCGTACGAGTACGAAGAAACCACCATTATCACTCAGGTTGGCGACGCCAATTTTAAAGCAACCGGTAAGGTCCCAACTAAGCAAGGCTGGCAAGCTTTATTTGATGATCACAAAGCCGAGCAGCAAGAAACAGCCACTTTACCACTCGTTCACCAGGGCGACCAGGTTAAAGCAAATCTACAAACGCCGCAAAAAGAAACGACCCCACCAGTACCGTTTACCGAAGGGACATTAATCACAGCCATGAAGACGGCCGGTAAAACGCTTGATGATGAAGAAGCCCAAGCAATTCTCAAAGACGTGCAAGGCATTGGGACAAGTGCGACCCGGGCCAATGTGCTAGAAGTGTTAAAGAAACGCGGCTATCTCGTCACTGAAAAAAATAAGCTGCACGTCAGTGAAGCCGGGATCACATTATGTAAAGCAGTCGAACTCGAACCCTTGCTAACTAGTCCAGAAATGACGGCTAAATGGGAGCAAGCGTTACAGCAAATCAGTACCGAAGAACGCACCCCGGATAATTTTTTGAGCCAAATCAAGAAGTTTGTGGCGAAGTTAATCGCTGATGTTCCCACACAATTAACCGGCAATGCAGCCATTAAACAACAAATCAATCACCAACAGCAAGCGCAGAAAGCCGCCGAGGTGTTTTTAGAAACACCACAAGCAACTGTCATAAATAAACAAAAGTTTTACATTGTGAAACCCAAGCAAGGCGAGGACTTTACCCTACCCAAGAAATGGAGTAGCAAGACGCTCGGGAAGACCGCAATTAAAGCGTTAGTTACCAAGGGTGAAACCAGCAAATTAAAGGGTTTCAAGAGCAAAAAGGGGAAGTCGTTTGACGCCAAGTTAAAGCTTGACGGCCATAAATTAAGTTTTGATTTTGATTAG
- a CDS encoding IS256 family transposase, translating to MNELTTEIIAALAQKQDLDEVFRHHLEIAINQLLQTELAEFLGYERYSYAGINTGNNRNGSYERSFDTKYGQLSLTIPRDRNGRFENHTLPAYGRHSDNLETTVIQLYTKGITTAEIAELIEKMYGAHYSKATVSNMTKAVNEQVQAFQQRRLASQYAAIFLDATYLPLKRDTVQKEAVHIAIGIRPDGTKEVLNYQVAPTESTGIWTELLGTLIKQGVKDVLLFVADGLVGLDEGLNRHFPKAKRQRCLVHVGRNLMNKVRVKDRKAVISDFKQVHRAANREAAELKLNEFANNWHQTYPKLIKDLLKMPNLLTFMDFPPAIRQSLYSTNLIENFNKHLKRTTHHKEQFPTEDSLDRFLVSQFNVYNEKSLKRIHRGFKGLQDTLEASFI from the coding sequence ATGAATGAACTTACCACAGAAATTATCGCTGCACTAGCCCAAAAGCAAGATTTGGACGAAGTTTTTCGTCACCACCTCGAAATTGCGATTAACCAGCTGCTTCAAACCGAATTGGCAGAGTTTTTGGGTTACGAACGCTACTCATACGCTGGGATTAACACTGGTAATAACCGCAACGGCAGTTATGAGCGCTCGTTTGATACGAAGTACGGCCAACTTAGCTTAACCATTCCTCGAGATCGCAATGGCCGGTTTGAAAATCATACCTTGCCAGCCTACGGTCGGCACAGTGATAATTTAGAAACAACGGTCATTCAGTTGTATACCAAGGGAATTACCACTGCTGAAATTGCCGAACTCATTGAGAAAATGTACGGTGCTCACTACTCCAAAGCCACGGTTTCCAACATGACTAAAGCCGTCAATGAACAGGTTCAAGCTTTCCAGCAACGGCGACTGGCTTCACAATATGCGGCCATCTTCTTAGATGCCACTTACTTGCCGTTAAAGCGGGATACCGTTCAAAAAGAAGCCGTTCATATTGCGATTGGCATTCGTCCAGATGGTACGAAAGAAGTGCTGAACTACCAAGTGGCGCCAACGGAATCGACTGGAATCTGGACTGAACTGCTGGGAACCCTGATTAAGCAAGGTGTCAAAGATGTGCTGTTGTTTGTGGCCGATGGTTTAGTTGGTTTGGATGAAGGCTTAAATCGGCATTTTCCCAAAGCTAAACGACAACGTTGCCTGGTTCATGTTGGGCGTAATTTGATGAACAAAGTTCGTGTGAAAGACCGCAAGGCCGTGATCAGTGACTTTAAACAAGTTCATCGGGCCGCCAACCGTGAAGCAGCCGAACTGAAACTGAATGAGTTCGCCAACAACTGGCATCAGACCTATCCCAAATTAATCAAAGATCTGCTTAAAATGCCGAATTTACTCACTTTCATGGACTTTCCACCAGCTATCCGGCAATCACTATACTCCACTAACCTGATTGAGAACTTTAATAAGCATCTCAAGCGCACCACCCACCACAAAGAACAATTTCCAACGGAAGATTCACTGGATCGCTTCCTGGTTTCTCAGTTTAATGTTTATAACGAGAAGTCTCTGAAGCGGATCCACCGAGGGTTCAAAGGACTACAGGACACCTTGGAAGCATCATTTATTTAA
- a CDS encoding KUP/HAK/KT family potassium transporter translates to MDKKLEKISFAGALVALGIVYGDIGTSPLYVMNALIGDAGKMGNISPDYVIGSISLIFWTLMIITTLKYVVIAMQADNKREGGIFALYALVRKNSKWLIWPALIGGAAILADGTLTPAVTVTSAIEGLKKQHLGPVVFSNSQHNVLIITTVVLLVLFIIQRFGTGVIGKSFGPVMIFWFGFLAVFGIVNLINYPMILKAISPYYAIKILFSPVNKVGIFILGSVFLATTGAEALYSDMGHVGRKNIYATWPLVYGALFLNYLGQGAWVINHAQDDAFKRMSDINPFYEMLPGHWRLFGFVVATLAAIIASQALITGSYTLVDEAIGLKFLPRLVVKHPSNVKNQIYIADVNWILCAVTLGVVWYFQSSQHMEAAYGLAITVTMLMTTVLLSEFLTTKLNRPLALTIATFFGAIETIFLVASLVKFIHGGYLTLLIMLAILYVMWVWYFGNKRREHYERASEYVSLLDYRDQLAELSADEQIPLFTTNLVYMTKIKGNYHIKRNTMYSILDKDPKRAKVYWFVTVNETNVPYESNYTVDMLGTKNIVNVQLYLGFRKEQSVGVYLHQIVDNLVEQGVLEPQVPKYSTMKNRKVGGFKFVIINEQPADLVVSDQLKALDKRLIGGRIYLQNITASPVKWYGLEFSNVVEESTPLFIARRKDEYLVQRGIIHAVGDRQSKHHEL, encoded by the coding sequence ATGGACAAGAAGCTGGAAAAGATTTCTTTTGCGGGGGCACTTGTTGCTTTAGGAATTGTGTACGGTGATATTGGCACTTCACCATTGTATGTTATGAATGCATTGATTGGTGACGCCGGTAAAATGGGAAATATTTCTCCCGATTACGTGATTGGATCGATCTCGTTGATTTTTTGGACATTAATGATCATTACAACGTTGAAGTATGTTGTCATTGCAATGCAAGCCGATAATAAGCGTGAGGGCGGAATTTTTGCTTTATATGCATTGGTTCGAAAAAATTCAAAATGGTTAATTTGGCCAGCCTTGATTGGTGGGGCGGCTATTTTGGCCGATGGAACATTAACTCCTGCAGTAACTGTGACTTCAGCCATTGAGGGATTAAAAAAACAACACCTTGGTCCTGTGGTGTTTAGTAATTCTCAACATAACGTCTTGATTATCACAACAGTTGTTTTACTCGTATTATTTATAATTCAACGTTTTGGAACAGGTGTGATTGGGAAATCCTTTGGACCAGTGATGATTTTTTGGTTTGGCTTTTTGGCTGTCTTTGGAATCGTTAATCTAATCAATTATCCAATGATATTGAAGGCTATTTCTCCCTATTATGCAATTAAGATACTCTTCAGTCCAGTTAATAAAGTTGGCATCTTTATTCTTGGGAGTGTTTTCCTGGCAACGACTGGTGCTGAGGCACTGTACTCTGACATGGGCCACGTTGGCCGAAAGAATATTTACGCAACTTGGCCATTGGTTTATGGGGCTTTATTTTTAAACTATTTAGGCCAAGGTGCCTGGGTGATTAATCACGCTCAGGATGACGCTTTTAAACGGATGTCTGATATTAATCCATTTTATGAAATGTTACCTGGTCACTGGCGATTATTTGGATTTGTCGTGGCAACTTTGGCTGCAATTATTGCTTCCCAAGCCCTGATTACCGGATCATACACGCTGGTTGATGAAGCGATTGGGCTTAAATTTTTGCCACGGTTGGTTGTCAAGCATCCCAGCAATGTCAAAAATCAAATCTATATTGCCGATGTCAATTGGATCTTATGTGCGGTCACGTTGGGCGTTGTCTGGTACTTTCAAAGTTCGCAACACATGGAAGCAGCTTATGGATTAGCGATCACGGTAACGATGTTGATGACAACCGTCCTTTTATCCGAGTTCTTGACGACCAAATTGAACCGGCCGCTGGCACTAACCATTGCCACCTTCTTTGGTGCCATCGAGACAATTTTTCTAGTTGCCAGTTTGGTGAAGTTTATTCACGGCGGTTATTTAACCCTTTTGATTATGTTGGCAATCTTATATGTGATGTGGGTTTGGTACTTTGGCAATAAGCGTCGCGAACACTATGAGCGGGCAAGTGAGTACGTGTCATTATTGGACTATCGCGATCAACTCGCGGAACTGAGTGCTGATGAGCAGATCCCGTTGTTTACAACCAATCTGGTTTATATGACTAAGATTAAGGGTAACTATCACATCAAACGCAACACAATGTATTCAATTTTGGATAAAGATCCCAAGCGGGCCAAAGTCTATTGGTTTGTAACGGTTAACGAAACCAACGTGCCATACGAAAGTAACTATACGGTTGATATGCTGGGCACTAAGAACATTGTCAATGTGCAGCTTTATCTGGGCTTTCGAAAAGAGCAGAGCGTTGGTGTTTATTTGCATCAAATTGTGGATAATCTTGTTGAACAAGGGGTACTTGAACCGCAAGTGCCAAAATACTCAACCATGAAGAATCGAAAAGTGGGTGGGTTTAAGTTTGTTATTATTAACGAACAGCCGGCTGACCTGGTCGTGAGTGATCAATTAAAAGCCCTCGACAAACGACTAATTGGTGGGCGGATTTATCTGCAGAACATCACGGCTTCACCTGTCAAATGGTACGGCCTTGAATTTAGTAACGTTGTCGAAGAATCAACACCGCTGTTTATTGCCAGGCGTAAGGATGAGTATTTGGTCCAGCGGGGCATTATTCATGCGGTTGGAGACCGACAGAGCAAACATCATGAACTTTAA
- a CDS encoding Y-family DNA polymerase, with translation MFFDDEPHGVFFLIDNKSFYASCEAVARGLNPLKVPLVVLSEAENTNGGLILATSPEAKHLFHIKANVSRKRDLPNDPRLWVVPPRMNLYIQRNLQINQVFHQFAAEKEVWPYSIDESILDMTHSWRLFGNSVREVARLIQTTIRQKLGLYTTVGIGDNPLQAKLALDNYAKHNHDLIGEIHYETVPDMIWSIDELTDVWGIGPRMAKRLNRLQIHNMYELAHANPYLIKQNLGVIGSQLFATAWGIDRSQLTEIVKTKDASLGNSQVLPHDYLTQSEIETVIKEIGEQVAARLRHHHKMAGCLSLSIGFSYAAAEADDRGGFNQALKIEPTNDNQALTQQLLWLFRQNWDGQAVRNIGVYSSKLSSATGQQLNLFETSSTQIRHSQLNQVIDEIHRRFGFTKLVYATSLLKGGTAIERASLVGGHNGGNSYE, from the coding sequence ATGTTTTTTGATGATGAACCGCATGGCGTGTTCTTCTTAATTGATAACAAGTCCTTTTATGCGAGTTGTGAAGCCGTTGCCCGGGGGCTTAATCCATTAAAAGTTCCGCTAGTTGTTCTTAGTGAAGCTGAAAATACCAATGGAGGACTAATTTTAGCCACGTCACCCGAAGCTAAACATTTATTTCATATCAAAGCCAATGTCTCCCGCAAACGTGACTTACCCAATGACCCGCGGCTGTGGGTTGTGCCACCCCGCATGAACCTTTATATTCAACGTAATTTGCAGATTAATCAAGTTTTTCATCAGTTTGCGGCTGAAAAAGAAGTTTGGCCCTATTCAATTGATGAAAGCATTTTGGATATGACCCATTCGTGGCGTCTATTTGGCAATTCAGTTCGTGAAGTAGCACGGTTAATTCAAACGACGATCCGCCAAAAACTCGGTTTATACACCACTGTAGGGATTGGTGACAATCCGCTTCAAGCTAAATTAGCTTTAGATAATTATGCTAAACACAACCATGATTTGATTGGTGAAATCCATTATGAAACTGTGCCAGATATGATTTGGTCAATTGATGAGTTGACAGACGTTTGGGGGATTGGTCCCCGTATGGCTAAACGCTTGAACCGCCTGCAAATTCATAACATGTATGAGTTGGCGCACGCTAACCCGTATTTAATTAAACAAAATCTCGGGGTGATTGGTAGTCAATTATTTGCGACGGCCTGGGGGATTGATCGGTCACAGTTAACTGAAATTGTTAAAACTAAGGACGCCAGCCTCGGTAATTCGCAAGTTTTACCACATGATTACTTAACACAATCGGAAATTGAAACCGTCATTAAAGAGATTGGTGAGCAGGTTGCGGCTCGGCTCCGCCACCACCATAAAATGGCGGGGTGCCTATCGCTAAGCATTGGGTTTTCCTATGCAGCAGCCGAAGCTGATGACCGCGGCGGCTTTAACCAGGCTTTAAAAATTGAGCCGACTAATGATAATCAAGCTTTAACGCAACAATTATTGTGGTTATTCCGTCAGAATTGGGACGGTCAAGCTGTCCGGAATATTGGGGTTTATAGCAGTAAATTAAGTTCTGCTACCGGACAACAACTTAATTTGTTTGAAACATCAAGTACCCAAATTCGCCATAGCCAGCTAAACCAGGTTATTGATGAAATTCACCGTCGTTTTGGCTTTACCAAACTAGTTTATGCTACCAGTTTATTAAAGGGCGGCACTGCTATTGAACGAGCCTCACTGGTAGGCGGCCATAATGGAGGGAACAGTTATGAATAA
- a CDS encoding FRG domain-containing protein, whose protein sequence is MSDTTEAIEQVTSLSDYINKVGKLHLTQERKRKQLNSEKQMNIYYRGQNQDFPNTLPSLIRNENYLKNEDKLINDFITKYPELFGNCQNNFDRLALMQHHQLPTRLLDLTSNPLVALYFAVERSNGSTNKDTDLIDGKIFPFTNFYDPVPLCQSLTDDHFENIFSEFTSIKGNNRQFLKSPFSDEIEIESSLARLNGDDRNLVLNEVNDFYKTLNSVDAKLQTYWSNLYADIVNSSENPRDQDNLLETYEFLNKMSSTKRLYHEIKKDIGDFEAKINPLELFVPKIVTPRIIDQRIKNQRGLFMFVPFVYNYGFEESEKKVALNSDEIQNRTQTRINILRLLSNSGDPQPMTFVIPHCKKASIRFELENVGITESFIYPDPSHIAHEISKYY, encoded by the coding sequence ATGAGTGATACAACAGAAGCTATAGAGCAAGTTACAAGTTTGAGTGATTATATTAACAAAGTGGGAAAGCTTCATTTGACCCAAGAGAGAAAACGGAAACAGCTTAATTCAGAAAAACAAATGAACATTTATTATAGAGGTCAAAACCAGGATTTTCCTAATACCCTTCCTAGCCTAATTCGTAACGAAAATTATTTGAAGAATGAAGATAAGCTAATAAATGACTTCATCACTAAATATCCAGAATTATTTGGTAACTGCCAAAATAATTTTGATCGCTTGGCATTAATGCAACATCATCAACTACCCACCCGATTATTAGATTTAACAAGTAATCCCTTAGTAGCTTTATATTTCGCTGTGGAGAGAAGCAATGGGAGTACTAATAAAGATACTGACTTAATAGATGGGAAAATTTTCCCATTTACAAATTTTTACGATCCAGTTCCATTGTGTCAGTCATTAACTGATGATCACTTTGAGAATATATTCTCAGAATTTACTTCAATAAAGGGAAATAACCGTCAATTTCTAAAGTCTCCATTTAGTGATGAAATTGAAATTGAATCATCATTAGCTAGGCTAAACGGTGATGATAGAAACCTTGTGTTGAATGAAGTTAACGATTTTTACAAAACCTTAAATAGCGTTGACGCAAAACTTCAAACATATTGGTCCAATCTATATGCCGATATAGTAAACAGTTCTGAAAACCCACGTGATCAAGACAATCTTTTAGAAACTTATGAATTTTTAAACAAAATGTCATCAACTAAACGGTTGTATCATGAGATAAAAAAGGACATCGGAGACTTTGAAGCAAAAATAAATCCTTTAGAATTGTTTGTCCCCAAGATAGTTACCCCAAGAATTATTGATCAACGTATTAAGAATCAACGAGGCTTATTCATGTTTGTTCCCTTTGTTTATAATTATGGCTTTGAAGAAAGCGAGAAAAAAGTGGCTCTTAATTCCGATGAAATCCAAAATCGGACTCAAACTAGAATAAACATATTAAGACTTCTTTCTAATTCCGGGGATCCACAACCAATGACCTTTGTTATACCCCATTGCAAAAAGGCTTCAATAAGGTTCGAGCTAGAAAACGTGGGGATAACAGAAAGCTTCATTTATCCAGATCCATCACATATTGCACATGAAATTTCAAAGTATTATTAA
- a CDS encoding restriction endonuclease subunit S: MNLTIGAVGFNKTGKSVAVSGYYITMNMNAYFSNNYFKTWLKSANAIKQYKLYATGSLIEKQRVQFPTLSLIKSYIPNFEEQQKIGTFFQQLDHLITLHQRKLAKLKELKQGYLQKLFPKNGSKFPQLRFAGFADAWEQRSFKTLYKKVIEKNDLSFESDRIISVANMYYKPNDSKSDEKYMETYNIFRLGDIAFEGHKSKNFAYGRFVENTIGDGIVSHVFDVFRPISEYDLNYWKYFIHYEDIMGQKLRMSTTKATMMNNLVSKDFLKQSVLVPNLDEQQKIGTFFKQLDDTITLHQGKLEKLQELKKGYLQKMFC, encoded by the coding sequence ATGAATTTAACTATTGGTGCTGTTGGATTTAATAAAACTGGTAAAAGTGTAGCTGTATCAGGGTATTACATTACTATGAACATGAATGCATATTTTAGTAATAACTATTTTAAAACATGGTTGAAGTCAGCTAATGCTATTAAACAATATAAGTTATATGCTACTGGATCATTAATTGAAAAACAAAGAGTACAATTTCCAACTTTATCTTTGATTAAAAGTTATATTCCGAATTTTGAAGAACAACAAAAAATCGGCACCTTTTTCCAGCAACTTGACCACCTCATCACCCTTCATCAGCGTAAGTTAGCTAAGCTTAAGGAACTTAAACAGGGCTATTTACAGAAATTGTTCCCCAAAAATGGCAGCAAGTTCCCGCAATTAAGATTTGCAGGGTTTGCTGACGCTTGGGAACAGCGTTCGTTTAAGACTTTGTATAAGAAGGTCATTGAAAAAAATGATTTATCTTTTGAATCAGACCGAATAATTTCGGTAGCAAATATGTATTATAAACCTAATGATTCGAAGTCAGATGAAAAATATATGGAGACGTATAACATTTTCCGTCTAGGTGATATTGCTTTTGAAGGCCATAAAAGCAAGAACTTCGCTTATGGACGCTTCGTTGAAAATACCATAGGTGACGGAATTGTTTCTCATGTTTTTGATGTTTTTAGGCCTATATCGGAGTATGACTTGAACTATTGGAAATATTTTATTCATTATGAAGATATTATGGGACAAAAATTGAGAATGTCTACTACAAAAGCGACTATGATGAATAATTTGGTCTCTAAGGATTTTTTGAAGCAATCAGTTTTAGTTCCTAACTTAGATGAACAACAAAAAATCGGTACCTTCTTCAAACAACTTGATGACACTATTACCCTTCATCAGGGTAAGCTTGAAAAACTCCAGGAACTAAAAAAAGGGTATCTACAAAAGATGTTTTGCTGA
- a CDS encoding ArdC-like ssDNA-binding domain-containing protein, translated as MPSKADVKAWKAQLVAQAEQQILKLTDSDQFKKYLNTLAKFHHYSARNIDLIYAQNPQATQVAGFKQWQKAFNRTVNRGAKAIRIAAPIIRKLTPAEQKHLDTTDERAIVGYRYLPVFDVAQTSGEPVLSAKDFVKENLADHQNVTSLYNAFKDYLNQQTDLKVSEVPLATLNGAKGYFQPSTNEIVIGGDEPDNALKLKTLYHEYAHSQLHGLKSAFKDRPRAYQETQAEAVAYVAMQNIGVDTSNYSLGYVATWAKDKAVIHSALSEIQQVSNKVIELSDGLTKQLGLQEAPKEPEHDLKKLSAHDLNKSYQGLQQQVQQARNPQQKSELKNKLNDIHHEISNRTQKQLQAFAEQNPEIKQPESEPDQSLKR; from the coding sequence ATGCCGAGTAAAGCAGACGTTAAAGCCTGGAAAGCACAATTAGTCGCCCAAGCCGAACAGCAAATCCTAAAATTAACTGATAGTGACCAATTTAAAAAGTACCTCAATACCCTGGCTAAATTTCATCATTATAGCGCCAGAAACATTGATTTGATTTATGCGCAAAATCCGCAAGCCACTCAAGTCGCCGGTTTTAAGCAATGGCAGAAGGCTTTTAACCGCACCGTCAACCGGGGCGCAAAAGCGATTCGGATTGCGGCTCCGATCATTAGGAAGCTAACACCAGCCGAGCAGAAGCATCTTGATACCACCGATGAGCGCGCCATTGTCGGTTATCGCTATCTCCCCGTCTTTGATGTGGCACAAACTAGCGGTGAACCAGTGTTAAGTGCTAAAGACTTTGTCAAAGAAAATTTGGCCGATCATCAGAATGTGACAAGCTTGTATAACGCATTCAAGGACTATCTAAACCAGCAAACCGACCTTAAAGTCAGTGAAGTGCCTTTAGCGACGCTAAATGGGGCTAAGGGGTATTTTCAACCCAGCACTAATGAAATCGTCATTGGTGGCGATGAGCCCGACAATGCTTTGAAACTAAAGACGTTATACCACGAATATGCGCATAGCCAGCTACACGGCTTAAAATCAGCCTTTAAAGATCGGCCACGAGCCTATCAGGAAACCCAAGCCGAAGCGGTTGCGTATGTTGCCATGCAAAATATTGGCGTTGATACCAGCAACTACTCACTCGGTTACGTGGCCACCTGGGCTAAAGATAAAGCCGTGATCCATAGCGCTTTAAGTGAAATTCAGCAAGTGAGCAACAAAGTGATTGAACTTAGCGATGGCTTAACCAAACAATTAGGCTTACAAGAAGCCCCAAAAGAGCCCGAGCATGATCTAAAAAAGCTATCAGCCCATGATCTTAATAAGTCCTATCAAGGCTTGCAACAACAAGTTCAGCAAGCAAGAAACCCACAACAAAAATCAGAACTAAAAAATAAACTAAATGATATACACCATGAAATCAGTAATCGGACACAAAAACAGCTACAAGCATTTGCTGAACAGAATCCGGAAATCAAACAACCCGAATCCGAACCCGATCAAAGTCTAAAACGTTAG